Genomic segment of Prionailurus viverrinus isolate Anna chromosome B4, UM_Priviv_1.0, whole genome shotgun sequence:
CATATACGTGCTATAATGAGGATGAACCTCAGAAACGTTATgtgaagtgggaaaaaaaagacacaagggTCAcgcattgtatgattccatttatgttaaATATGCATGATaggtaaatccacagagacagaaagcagaatggttattgccaggggctgggagaagagggaagtAGGCAGTGCTTACCGGGTATGGGGTTCTCTTGGGGGGTTATGAAAATGTTAGGACCTAGAGAGGGGTGGTGGTTACATAATAACATCAATGTATTAAACTCCACTGACCTGTACACTGTAAGCCGGTTAATATTGTTATGGGAACTTCACCTCGATTAAATATGCGTACGCAATCCCCTCCAGCCAACACACCTTGAGCCGCGCAGCTCATGAGACGGGCTACCTCTCTGGGCttaacagaaaatgagaaagcCCATCCTTTCTCCCTGCAGGGGATACCACAGGGTATCTCAGGGGTCAAACAATTAACTGAGGTGAAAGTAGGCTGAGAAGCAGGAGGCTCTGCTGACACATCCATGGGCTCTGAGCCTTGCCCTCTAGCTTGGCAGGAGAGAGAAGCttggtgtctgtctctctctctcagccaccCTTGGCCACACTTCACGAGAAGTATGAGGCGGTGGGGGAAGGATGCTGTTCTCCCCCTCCGGGTCTAGGAGACTCCCTGAAGCTCAGTGCAGCCCCCTTTCCCACCCCACGTTTaatcctctctctgtgtccagcTTCTCACCCCAGAGCCAAGATGCAGCCTGGGGAGAATGGCAAGGGATGGGTGCAAGCCAGCGGCAAAGGGCAGAGTGACTAAAAGCCTGGCtgattttcagatttcttttagcCCGCCCACCCACATCCAGTTCTGCTTTTGTAGGAATCAACAGACAGGGGAGAGTGGGATTccaagccaatttttttttttcaacgtttattttttgggacagagagagacagagcacgaacgggcgaggggcagagagagagggagacacagaatcggaaacaggctccaggctctgagccatcagcccagagcctgacgcggggctcgaactcacggaccgcgaggtcgtgacctggctgaagtcggacgcccaaccgactgcgccacccaggcgccccccaagccAATTTAGAGTGGAAAGCACATGTGTGTGTAAAGCATTGACCACAGGCCCAGCCCCGTGCTGAGCACTTTACCTTGTTggctcacttaattctcacaacacccCTGTTAGTAGATATTATcgtcccattttgcagaggagaggACTGAGGCTTAAGGAGGCAAATTCCCATAGCTAGTGAGTCAAGAGTCTGGATTTTAATACTTGCAGCCTGACTCCTCCCCGCCCCTGGCACACTGGGTCTTCTGCTGTGACTTCCCCTCTATCTGGATTGGGGGAAGGCAGGAAAAACACTGACCCTCTCCCACAGAGCCTCAGCCAGTGACACTACTTCCTGGATGAGAAGGACGGCCCTGAAGCCCACAGCAAAGCCAGCGCCACAGCCACAGTCCCTCCAGTCTCCTTGCAGCTCCCCAGCAGCCCAGACCCACCACCGGCCCTCCAGGACCAGAGGCGCTCCAGACAGAAACTCAGGTGGGTGTCACCCTCTCTCAGGGAAGAAGGGAATCAGGGCTTGAAGATAATTGGCTTTTCTGCACAATCCACAAATGTTCCCAGGGATAAatcagaggggtgtgtgtgtgtgtgtgtccacatccATAGCCCAGATGGCGGGACAGAGTTAAGACTTCCTAAGGAAGGCCCACACGAAAGGGCCAAGGGGAGAAGTGCCAGGAGAGAAGAAGTGGAGGTCAGAGATGGCCTGGGGCTGGAGATAGGGTGGCACCGGCCAGGCTGGGGAGGAACCTGGTCAGACACCAACAGTTCTGGTCTCTCCCACCACTGAGCCCTAAGAAAATGTCTCTGCTCGCAGGTCAAAGCTGGCAAGGGAGCTGTGTACTGTTTATACACAGTTTGAATATTTAAACTGCCTTTCTTGCCTCTTCAGACCCAGAATCTTCCCCCAAAGCCTCCTGGTCCCGGTAGCCCACTAACTTGAGGCTTAAGGCTGCTTTTGAGGTCTCCGTTCTCTTCCaaccctctcttctccccaccagGCATTTGCTGGTCCTGATGTCAGTCAGGGAAAACATGGGGCCTACCCCCTCGGAAGGGTTCACCACAGCACCTGCCAGTGACTTTGGGGAGATCCACAACTGGAATGAACTGCTCTACTTCTTCAACCACACTTTGCCCGAGTGCCACATGGAGCTCAGGGAGGACACCAAGCAAGTGACCCTCTTTGTCCTCTACCTGGCCATCTTCGTGGTGGGGCTGGTGGAGAACCTCCTGGTGATCTGCGTCAACTGGCGCTGCCTGGGCCGGGCGGGGCTGCTCAACCTCTACGTTCTCAACATGGCCATAGCGGACCTGGGCATCGTCCTATCTCTGCCCGTGTGGATGCTGGAGGTCATGCTGGACTACACCTGGCTCTGGGGCAGCTTCTCCTGCCGCTTCACTCACTACTTCTACTTTGCCAACATGTACAGCAGCATCTTCTTCCTGGTGTGCCTCAGCATCGACCGCTACGTCACCCTCaccaacacctctccctcctggcaGCGCCACCAGCACCGGATGCGGCGGGCCGTGTGCGCGGGTGTCTGGGTCCTCTCTGCCGTCATCCCACTGCCCGAGGTGGTGCACATCCAGCTGGTGGAGAGCTCGGAGCCCATGTGCCTCTTCATGGCGCCCTTTGAAACGTACAACACGTGGGCCCTGGTGGTGGCCCTGTCCACCACCATCCTGGGCTTCGTGCTGCCCTTCCCTCTCATGGTGATCTTCAATGTGCTGACGGCCTGCCGGCTTCGGCAGGCGGGATGGCCAGAGGGCCGGCGCCACTGCCTGCTGGTGTGTGCCTACGTGGCCGTCTTCGCCGTCTGCTGGCTGCCCTACCACGTGACCCTGCTGCTGCTCACGCTGCACGGCACCCACGTCTCCCTCCACTGCTACCTGGTCCACCTGCTGTACTTCTTCTACGACATCATTGACTGCTTCTCCATGCTCCACTGCGTCGTCAACCCTATCCTCTACAACTTTCTCAGCCCGAGATTCCGGGACCAGCTGCTGAGTGCTGTGGTCCATTACCTTCCCAAGGTCCGGGCCAGGGGGGACAGACgtgcttcctccctctcctcctcctccactcagcACTCCATCGTCATCATCAAGGAGGGCGCCCAGCCCGCCACAGCAGGCCCCAGCAACACCCAGGCCTGAACTTCTAAGCGCCAACTACCTCGCCCAtccctgcccctcagcctctCCCAGGCAGCTGAGGTAGATCCCACTCTTCTCCATCAGCAAACTAGGAGGCTAGACGTGTAggtgagagatttttttttttgggggggtggtgtgggggaAAGGGTCAGAACACTCATGGTTAATTTTGAGTATCTCCTGTCATATTGaggtgagaggaggagagggggccagggaggggtcGAGAACAAGTCCTCAGTGTTGTACTATTTGTCTCGGTCCTCAGGACTAAAGAAgacactcaggaaaaaaaaaaaagtgaaataaataacagAGACAGCCATGACTCTGGCTCTTTCAAAACTCTGTACTTCCAGCTGGGATAGGCTAAAGAGATGCTCAACAGAGACGCACTCATTTCAGCAATCACCCTGGCCGGAAGGAGTGTGCTCCGCAGGGAGCTCACACAACtttccttttgtgtttgtgtgttgctGTTCTCCCAGAGAACTATGCAGGCTGTGAGGACAAGAGGTCAGAGGCCAAGGAACCAGGAGGCCTCAGCAGGACGTTTCCTAGCATCCTCAGTGAGATGACAAATGGAGGGGGGTGAAGCAGAGGTCTGGCTCCCCACCCTTCCCACCATCCAGGAAGTGGCTCCATTTCCTTGCTGATACTCTCCCCTTCATccatcctgcttccctccccccgAAGCAGAGGAGCCATCCCAGAGTCAGTGCTCCTCACGGCCCACCTGCTCCTGGCTTCAGATCTAGGACATCTCCAGACTTCTAGAAAGAGAGGCTATCAGAAATCCATCCCCATCCCGCGCTTTCTCTCCAGATCATAGGAAAATATCAAAGGATGTCCATTCTGGGAGCAGACCTTGGGACAGCCAGCAGCAGGCACTGACAGATGCTCTGTCCCTCAGCCCTTGTCCCCTGCATGGGATGGGGAGGCAGAAATTTTCTGATTCTGTCACAGGGCAGAGTTCTGgtattcttactttttaaaaaatgtttatttattcatctttgagaccaaaagagtacaagtaggggaggggccgagagagggggagacacagaagccaaagcaggctctaggctctgcgttgtcagcacagagcccgaggtggggcttgaactcacaaactgcgagatcatgacctgagctgaagttggacgcttaaccgactgagccacccaggggccccgctcTGGTATTCTTCTAAGTCTGTTCTCACCGCTAAACTTCATTCTCCTTGGCCAGgtcttttcataattttcctgTCCTGCAACTTACTTCTATTCATGCTTGTCCCATAGATAGGAAATGAAGTCTTCTTATTAATAAGTAGgtcttctgggggcacctggtgactcagtcagttaagcatccaactcttgatcttggctcaggtcatgatctcaaggtttgtgagagtgcagagcctgcttggggttctctctgctccctccccccgcccctactcatactctctgtctctcaaaataaaagacaattttaaaaatcctaaaaaaaaaaaaaaaaaaaaaaaaaaattaggtcttCTGTAAACAACTCATTTatcagggtccctgggtggctcagtcagttgagcgtccaacctcagctcaggtcatgatctcacagttcgtgggttcgagccccgcgttgggctctatgctgacagcttggagcctggaggctgcttaggattctatgtctgcttctctctctgcccctcccccactcacgcattgtctctctctctctctctcaaataaaacattaaaaaaaaaaatctttttttaaagactcatttATCAGTTAGGGTCTAGGCCCGTGTCCACAAAGGCAAGGCCTAAGAACATGATCCACTGGTTCCAAGTCTCTGGCCTCCTAGTCCTGGCTGTGGAGAATGAAGGGCTTGTGGGCATAATCACTGAGAGCCTCTGTTCTGCTCAAGGGCTCAGTATTTCTGGAATGTTTAACTTGGAACAACCATTCACTGACCCAGAGTGCTCTCTCCTCTGTTCTTAGAAATCTGAAACCATATTCACCAGATGCATGAAACACGTGCTCCAATAGTGTACATACCCGTGCATCAGGAGCACAGAGGGAAATCCCCCTATGATCCTCCTGCTCGTTGGGCCCAAATCTCAAAGGGTCTTAAGTGACAAACAGCTGCTCAGTGGCACAGAGCTGAGGGCTTTTTCAACCGGGAGAGTCCAGGTTGTGACATGGGGTTGCAGTAAGGGTTTAACCCAGTAATACAGAAAATGCACTAAAGACCCTCGTCCCTTGTGCTCATATAAAAACCAAGCCAAAATCTGATGCCTACATCACTGCCTCCTCGGACTTAGGCTCCAGAAGCTTCCTAAAGGGAACCTAATTTTACACCGGTCCTATCCCAAGTGACCTCAGAGGCCATCCCCCCATGGTCTCACTCTTCTCACAGATTTCTCTGGCAACCGCTGTCACCCAGGGCAGTGTGAATACCTCCTCAGGGCCTCGGGAGGACAGAGAACCAGTGATACTGACCACAGCAAGGCTGCTCGGCTCAGCACTGACTGAGCACCGCTGGGGGTCACGCCTGGCCACTGTGCTGAGACCAAATGGGCCACATCACGCCCAGCCTCTGGGGTCTATCTCCTTCTCTGTGGAGGTACATTTGTTATCGACCTCGTGAGATTGTGCCAAACATCCACCTCCTCCCtgattctgcctctctccactCCAACATACCATGTCAGTGAATCCGATGGCACTGGCAGGACACTTTGAGGCCAAATCTCTTGTCCAACTAGACATGAGCAAGAGTCCCACTACTCTCTGAGCCAACGGAAGATCCCCTCAGGGAGGCTTCCCCTGGAAAGGTTGGGTTATTGACTTAATTTCCCACTAAAAACAGGTCAACAAGTCAGCCCTGGGGGATTCCAGCTACAGGAAAGGAAGCTGCCACCTGGAAGAATCCTGGCAGCTGCTGAGAAAGCTGCCGCTAACGGGTGCTGGGCTCTGATCTCAACAAGGGACAGTAACCCCAGTCAGTAGGAAAAGAATTCTcgtttcaaatttccttttttttattctaaataaaaaccacactttGTGCCGAACAATGGAATATAAAAGAATCAGATGTACAACGATTTTAGACATCTACTATTTGGGAAAAGAAgtttacaaaatatacaaaactttACAGCAATAGATAGTAAACACTTAAATATTAGGAGGTCAGTACTTATTAATTTAATGGAAGGAAGTTAGACGTCAACAACTCTTCTTGGTTTCGTAAGAGACTTTCGCtagcagaggtgggaggggagggcagactGGACAGGGGGAGGGGTGTTAAAGAAACATTGAAATCAAAACAGTTTCATTTCCATTCGGGTGTTCAGCTTACGATGCGTGATCACAATGAAATCAATGCTGTGTGCCTGTGCTTCCTGACTCACTCAGTGCAGGACTGAGGCAAAAGGATGTGTGGGGACCTCCAGATGGGCAGACTTCTCCACACAGCCCACTCCCGTGCCAACAAAATCAGTGTCCATCTATAAAAGGATTTGAATTTGCTTCCAAAGATGAGTAGTCTCAAGAATAGGGCACAGCAAGAGGCCAGAAAACAGAGTATTCATCAGTAGCAAAACCTGACTGGGGAGAAGGTATTTAAGCCCAAAGGTTTGTCCTGGAGACCAAGGGATGctgaacagaaaggaagaaagtcaaAAAGAACTTTTACCCATTTCCTGGTTCTTAGAGGTCACGTGGGCCCAActcccacctcttttttttccagctagCCATGAACTATAGAGACTCCCTGGGGCCTTAAAGTTTAGGACCAAATACTAAAATACAGCAGCGCTTCCCAGCAGGTGCTGTGGCCATCAGTGAGCCATCACTGAGTCACAGGAGAAGCAGGATACAGATCCCCTCCTCTGGCCACAAGCAGCCTCTGCTGTTTCTTCCAATGTGCCATACAAGTATTACCTTTTTCCCTTAAGAAACAGGTTGGGAATAGCCTCATGCCTGGTTTAATGCTCTACAGTCGCCATCTcgaaattcttcatttttaaacaaagggCTCTGCAAATTACGTAGCTCGTCCTGAGtcagaacaagaaaaaggaaaaagggagaaaaaaaaaagacattcagggGTCAAAGAGAACCTCAGAACAATACAGCAGACTGCTAAACTGGGCTccaaggtggggaagggggggcggtggggaagggggggcatGGGGGCAACAAAATCAAATGAACagaaggttgaaaaaaaataaaaaaactcaaaagaaaatgaatacctTCAACCAGGTATCCCAGATGCCCTCTGCCACAATAGAGAGTTTCAAGTAAAACAGTTCAGAAAAGAGTGAGCTGGAGGCAGCAAACATGACTCCAAACAGAGGGAGGGGTCAGGTGTGAATATGGGGACAAGCAGAGGAACAGGGTTTGGTCAGTGAGCCTCATGAGCTACTGACCCTGCTACATGTCTAACTGCAACCAACCGGGCCACCCTGATCAACCACTTGACCTCAGGAGGA
This window contains:
- the GPR182 gene encoding G-protein coupled receptor 182, whose translation is MSVRENMGPTPSEGFTTAPASDFGEIHNWNELLYFFNHTLPECHMELREDTKQVTLFVLYLAIFVVGLVENLLVICVNWRCLGRAGLLNLYVLNMAIADLGIVLSLPVWMLEVMLDYTWLWGSFSCRFTHYFYFANMYSSIFFLVCLSIDRYVTLTNTSPSWQRHQHRMRRAVCAGVWVLSAVIPLPEVVHIQLVESSEPMCLFMAPFETYNTWALVVALSTTILGFVLPFPLMVIFNVLTACRLRQAGWPEGRRHCLLVCAYVAVFAVCWLPYHVTLLLLTLHGTHVSLHCYLVHLLYFFYDIIDCFSMLHCVVNPILYNFLSPRFRDQLLSAVVHYLPKVRARGDRRASSLSSSSTQHSIVIIKEGAQPATAGPSNTQA